One genomic window of Streptomyces sp. WP-1 includes the following:
- a CDS encoding trimeric intracellular cation channel family protein, producing MQLQQFFSPSVQHTLDVIGIFVFAISGALLAVRKNFDVFGIAVLAEVTALGGGLFRDVVIGALPPAAFTDLGYFLTPLLATLVVFFLHPHVERIQTAVLVFDAAGLGLFCVSGTTKAYGYGLGLTASATLGLATAVGGGVLRDLVANEVPSLLRWDRDLYAVPAMVGAGMVVLCIRYDALTPLTSGIAAVTAFVLRLLAMRFHWRAPRAWNRRSTVTEE from the coding sequence GTGCAGCTCCAACAGTTCTTCAGCCCCTCCGTCCAGCACACGCTCGACGTGATCGGCATCTTCGTCTTCGCGATCTCCGGCGCGCTGCTGGCGGTCCGGAAGAACTTCGACGTGTTCGGCATCGCCGTGCTCGCCGAGGTGACCGCGCTGGGCGGGGGGCTCTTCCGCGACGTGGTGATCGGGGCCCTGCCCCCGGCCGCCTTCACGGACCTCGGGTACTTCCTCACCCCGCTGCTCGCCACGCTCGTCGTCTTCTTCCTGCATCCGCACGTGGAGCGGATCCAGACGGCGGTGCTCGTCTTCGACGCGGCCGGCCTCGGCCTGTTCTGTGTCAGCGGTACGACGAAGGCGTACGGCTACGGCCTCGGCCTGACCGCGTCGGCGACGCTGGGGCTGGCCACCGCGGTCGGCGGCGGTGTGCTGCGCGACCTGGTGGCCAACGAGGTGCCCTCGCTGCTGCGCTGGGACCGCGATCTGTACGCGGTCCCGGCGATGGTCGGCGCGGGCATGGTGGTGCTGTGCATCCGCTACGACGCGCTGACCCCCCTCACCAGTGGGATCGCGGCCGTCACCGCTTTTGTGCTTCGTCTCCTCGCGATGCGGTTCCACTGGCGAGCTCCGCGTGCGTGGAACCGCCGTTCGACGGTGACCGAGGAGTAG
- a CDS encoding M1 family metallopeptidase, with product MALSRSARAGALATAAASFLLVAAAPAPTPGAPGIGDPYFPELGNGGFDALHYDLDLAYAPGTGRLDGRTTLTARATQNLSSFDLDLQQLEITRIQVNGRKARFTRDGAEVTVTPRAPLARNRRFTVRVTYGGVPQPLTGPIVFGSKYGWMKTPDGVFVACEPNAASTWFPSSDHPSDKATYDIRIKAPKGLTAVSNGRLVSTRDRGGSTYTHWRESEPMATYLATATIGKFDVRTGRTPGGIPIYVAVDPVLKNSNKVDVYAVTAEATDYWSKIFGPYPFEETGAIVDDMPEAGFSLEVQSKPAYSAVRSETTIVHELAHQWFGDSVSVAQWKDIWLNEGFATYAQWLWAEHRGTRTAHDSFLAAYDSLPADSSFWRTEVADPQRDTMFADAVYDRGAMTLQVLRERIGDKAFFRLLPAWTRLHRHGNADTTDFIRLAERISGQQLGDLFDTWLFTTGKPAL from the coding sequence ATGGCACTCTCCCGTTCGGCCCGTGCGGGGGCCCTGGCCACCGCCGCGGCCTCCTTCCTCCTCGTCGCCGCCGCCCCCGCCCCCACCCCCGGCGCCCCCGGCATCGGCGACCCCTACTTCCCCGAGCTGGGCAACGGCGGCTTCGACGCGCTGCACTACGACCTCGACCTCGCGTACGCCCCGGGCACCGGCCGCCTGGACGGCCGTACGACCCTCACCGCCCGCGCCACCCAGAACCTCTCCTCCTTCGACCTGGACCTCCAGCAACTGGAGATCACACGGATACAAGTGAACGGAAGGAAGGCCCGGTTCACCCGCGACGGCGCCGAGGTCACCGTCACCCCGCGCGCCCCGCTCGCCAGGAACCGCCGCTTCACCGTGCGCGTCACCTACGGCGGCGTGCCCCAGCCGCTGACCGGTCCCATCGTCTTCGGCTCCAAGTACGGCTGGATGAAGACACCCGACGGCGTCTTCGTCGCCTGCGAGCCCAACGCGGCCTCCACCTGGTTCCCGTCCAGCGACCACCCCTCCGACAAGGCCACCTACGACATCCGGATCAAGGCGCCGAAGGGCCTGACCGCCGTCTCCAACGGCCGGCTGGTGTCGACGCGCGACCGCGGCGGCTCGACCTACACCCACTGGCGGGAGTCCGAGCCGATGGCGACCTACCTCGCCACCGCCACCATCGGGAAATTCGACGTCCGTACCGGCCGCACCCCCGGCGGCATCCCGATCTACGTCGCCGTCGACCCGGTGCTGAAGAACTCGAACAAGGTCGACGTGTACGCGGTCACCGCGGAGGCCACCGACTACTGGTCGAAGATCTTCGGGCCGTACCCGTTCGAGGAGACCGGCGCGATCGTGGACGACATGCCCGAGGCCGGGTTCTCGCTGGAGGTGCAGTCCAAGCCGGCGTACTCCGCCGTGCGCAGCGAGACGACCATCGTGCACGAGCTGGCCCACCAGTGGTTCGGCGACTCGGTGAGCGTGGCCCAGTGGAAGGACATCTGGCTCAACGAGGGCTTCGCCACCTACGCCCAGTGGCTGTGGGCCGAGCACCGGGGCACCCGCACCGCCCACGACTCGTTCCTGGCCGCCTACGACTCCCTCCCGGCCGACTCCTCCTTCTGGCGGACTGAGGTCGCCGACCCCCAGCGGGACACGATGTTCGCCGACGCCGTCTACGACCGCGGCGCCATGACCCTCCAGGTGCTGCGCGAGCGGATCGGCGACAAGGCGTTCTTCCGGCTGCTCCCCGCCTGGACCCGGCTGCACCGGCACGGCAACGCGGACACCACCGACTTCATCCGCCTCGCCGAGCGGATCAGCGGACAGCAGCTCGGTGATCTGTTCGACACCTGGCTGTTCACCACAGGTAAACCCGCCCTGTAA
- a CDS encoding dipeptide ABC transporter ATP-binding protein, which produces MSETKKTDTAAKAAVPEQASAPDEREVLLKVENLTKHFPIKKGILRRQVGAVKAVDGIDFEVRKGETLGVVGESGCGKSTMGRVITRLQDPTGGTISFEGQDITRLSTGDMRPLRRDIQMIFQDPYGSLNPRHTIGSIVSAPFRLQGVEPEGGVKKEVQRLLELVGLSPEHYNRYPHEFSGGQRQRIGIARALALKPKLVVADEPVSALDVSIQAQVVNLMDDLQQELGLTYVIIAHDLSVVRHVSDRIAVMYLGKIVELADRNALYEAPMHPYTKALMSAVPVPDTKRRGQKSERILLRGDVPSPIAPPSGCRFHTRCWKATEICRTTEPQLVELKPGQRVACHHPENFADQAPQDTVLLSAAKEASELVPDAVLAGGLEDEPKSDAVTETSSESELESSSEPGSESAAEPGVVPEAKAGTEPGAKAAAEGSAGVKSESAGGISPAPDAKSEAAAEPGVVPEAKAGAEPETGAEGAAEAKPASTAGTSPASDAKPESVAEESGSGSAAEPDPEAAAESEPAVTSKSPNPKGK; this is translated from the coding sequence GTGAGTGAGACGAAGAAGACGGACACCGCCGCGAAGGCCGCGGTCCCCGAGCAGGCGTCGGCTCCGGACGAGCGCGAGGTGCTGCTCAAGGTCGAGAACCTGACCAAGCACTTCCCGATCAAGAAGGGCATCCTGCGCCGCCAGGTCGGCGCGGTGAAGGCCGTCGACGGCATCGACTTCGAGGTGCGCAAGGGCGAGACCCTGGGCGTCGTCGGCGAGTCGGGCTGCGGCAAGTCGACCATGGGCCGGGTCATCACCCGCCTCCAGGACCCGACCGGCGGCACGATCTCCTTCGAGGGCCAGGACATCACCCGGCTGTCCACCGGCGACATGCGTCCGCTGCGCCGCGACATCCAGATGATCTTCCAGGACCCGTACGGCTCCCTGAACCCCCGGCACACCATCGGCTCGATCGTCTCGGCGCCGTTCCGGCTCCAGGGCGTCGAGCCCGAGGGCGGGGTGAAGAAGGAGGTGCAGCGGCTGCTCGAACTGGTCGGTCTGAGCCCCGAGCACTACAACCGCTACCCGCACGAGTTCTCCGGCGGCCAGCGCCAGCGCATCGGCATCGCCCGCGCGCTCGCCCTGAAGCCGAAGCTGGTCGTGGCTGACGAGCCGGTGTCCGCGCTGGACGTGTCGATCCAGGCCCAGGTCGTCAACCTCATGGACGACCTCCAGCAGGAGCTGGGCCTGACCTACGTCATCATCGCGCACGACCTCTCCGTCGTCCGGCACGTCTCGGACCGGATCGCGGTGATGTACCTCGGCAAGATCGTCGAACTGGCCGACCGCAACGCCCTGTACGAGGCGCCGATGCACCCGTACACCAAGGCGCTGATGTCGGCGGTGCCGGTGCCGGACACCAAGCGCCGGGGCCAGAAGAGCGAACGCATCCTGCTGCGCGGCGACGTGCCCTCGCCGATCGCCCCGCCGTCGGGCTGCCGCTTCCACACCCGGTGCTGGAAGGCGACGGAGATCTGCCGGACGACCGAGCCGCAGCTCGTCGAGCTGAAGCCGGGCCAGCGGGTCGCCTGCCACCACCCGGAGAACTTCGCCGACCAGGCACCGCAGGACACGGTCCTGCTGTCGGCGGCGAAGGAGGCGTCGGAGCTGGTACCGGACGCGGTGCTGGCCGGGGGCCTGGAGGACGAGCCCAAGTCCGATGCTGTGACCGAGACTTCGTCGGAGTCGGAGCTGGAGTCGTCGTCGGAGCCGGGGTCTGAGTCTGCGGCGGAGCCCGGGGTCGTGCCCGAGGCCAAGGCCGGGACTGAGCCCGGGGCGAAGGCCGCGGCGGAGGGTTCGGCCGGGGTCAAGTCCGAGTCCGCAGGCGGGATTTCGCCAGCGCCGGACGCGAAGTCGGAGGCTGCGGCGGAGCCCGGGGTCGTGCCCGAGGCCAAGGCCGGGGCCGAGCCCGAGACCGGGGCGGAGGGTGCGGCCGAGGCCAAGCCGGCGTCCACGGCCGGGACTTCACCTGCGTCGGACGCGAAGCCGGAGTCTGTCGCCGAGGAGTCCGGGTCCGGGTCGGCTGCCGAGCCGGACCCGGAAGCCGCTGCTGAGAGCGAGCCCGCCGTCACCTCCAAGTCCCCGAACCCGAAGGGCAAGTAG
- a CDS encoding ABC transporter ATP-binding protein has protein sequence MTELSKTETGEESTAKAPSAFLEVRDLKVHFPTDDGIVKSVDGLSFSVEKGKTLAIVGESGSGKSVTSLAVMGLHRLGARGKNVRMSGEIWLNGKELVGASPDEVRRLRGRDMAMIFQDPLSAMHPYYKVGDQIVEAYRVHHKAGKKEARKRAIEMLDRVGIPEPAKRVDGYPHEFSGGMRQRAMIAMALVNNPELLIADEPTTALDVTVQAQILDLIRDLQKEFGSAVIMITHDLGVVAEIADDVLVMYGGRCVERGAAAEVFEKPQHPYTWGLLGSMPRIDRETSERLIPVKGQPPSLINVPSGCAFHPRCPYADLPADNVSRTVRPELELVGAGHWSACHLSAEDRERIWTEEIAPKL, from the coding sequence GTGACCGAACTCTCCAAGACCGAAACGGGCGAGGAGTCCACCGCCAAGGCGCCCTCGGCCTTTCTGGAGGTCCGCGACCTCAAGGTGCACTTCCCGACCGACGACGGCATCGTCAAGTCCGTCGACGGGCTCTCCTTCTCGGTGGAGAAGGGCAAGACCCTCGCCATCGTCGGCGAGTCCGGCTCGGGCAAGTCCGTCACCTCGCTCGCCGTCATGGGCCTGCACCGGCTCGGCGCGCGCGGCAAGAACGTGCGCATGTCCGGCGAGATCTGGCTCAACGGCAAGGAACTGGTCGGCGCCTCCCCGGACGAGGTGCGCAGGCTCCGCGGCCGCGACATGGCGATGATCTTCCAGGACCCGCTGTCCGCGATGCACCCCTACTACAAGGTCGGCGACCAGATCGTCGAGGCGTACCGGGTGCACCACAAGGCCGGCAAGAAGGAAGCCCGCAAGCGCGCCATCGAGATGCTCGACCGCGTCGGCATCCCCGAGCCGGCCAAGCGCGTCGACGGCTACCCGCACGAGTTCTCCGGCGGTATGCGCCAGCGCGCCATGATCGCCATGGCGCTGGTCAACAACCCCGAACTGCTCATCGCGGACGAGCCGACCACCGCCCTCGACGTGACCGTCCAGGCGCAGATCCTCGACCTGATCCGCGACCTCCAGAAGGAGTTCGGCTCCGCGGTCATCATGATCACGCACGACCTCGGCGTGGTCGCCGAGATCGCCGACGACGTCCTCGTGATGTACGGCGGCCGGTGCGTGGAGCGCGGCGCCGCCGCCGAGGTCTTCGAGAAGCCGCAGCACCCCTACACCTGGGGCCTGCTCGGCTCGATGCCCCGCATCGACCGCGAGACCTCGGAACGGCTCATCCCGGTCAAGGGCCAGCCGCCGAGCCTCATCAACGTCCCCTCGGGCTGTGCCTTCCACCCGCGCTGCCCGTACGCGGACCTCCCCGCGGACAACGTCAGCCGCACGGTGCGCCCCGAGCTGGAGCTGGTCGGCGCCGGACACTGGTCCGCCTGCCACCTGTCGGCCGAGGACCGCGAGCGGATCTGGACCGAAGAGATTGCGCCGAAGCTGTGA
- a CDS encoding ABC transporter permease has protein sequence MISYILRRTVAAVILLLVVSAVTFAIFFLLPRIAGQTADQLAQQYIGKSPSKADIAAVKHNLGLDQPVYVQYWHFIKGIVAGADYSVGPSTVHCGAPCFGYSFKTHEAVWPQLTSRLPVTLSLAAGAAVLWLISGIVVGVISALKPRSLFDRTFMGVALAGVSLPMFFTGNLALLLFTYTWPIFGRTYVPFTQNPAQWANTLFPAWCSLALLYSAIYARLTRSGMLETMNEDFIRTARAKGLREHVVVRRHGLRAALTPIITVFGMDLGLLLGGAVITETVFSLHGVGEFAVQAIGTNDLPPILGVTLLAAIFVVIANLVVDVLYAAADPRVRLS, from the coding sequence GTGATCTCGTACATCCTCCGCCGGACGGTCGCGGCAGTGATCCTGCTGCTGGTCGTCTCCGCGGTCACCTTCGCCATCTTCTTCCTGCTGCCGCGCATCGCCGGCCAGACAGCGGACCAGCTCGCGCAGCAGTACATCGGAAAGAGCCCGTCGAAGGCGGACATCGCCGCGGTCAAGCACAACCTCGGTCTGGACCAGCCCGTCTACGTCCAGTACTGGCACTTCATCAAGGGGATCGTGGCCGGCGCCGACTACAGCGTCGGTCCCAGCACGGTGCACTGCGGTGCGCCCTGCTTCGGCTACTCCTTCAAGACGCACGAAGCGGTCTGGCCGCAGCTCACCTCCCGCCTTCCCGTCACCCTCTCGCTGGCCGCCGGCGCGGCCGTGCTCTGGCTGATCTCCGGCATCGTGGTCGGCGTCATCTCGGCGCTCAAGCCGCGCTCGCTGTTCGACCGCACCTTCATGGGCGTCGCCCTGGCCGGTGTCTCGCTGCCCATGTTCTTCACGGGCAACCTGGCGCTCCTGCTCTTCACCTACACCTGGCCGATCTTCGGCCGCACCTACGTCCCGTTCACCCAGAACCCGGCGCAATGGGCCAACACCCTGTTCCCCGCGTGGTGTTCGCTCGCGCTGCTGTACTCCGCGATCTACGCCCGGCTCACCCGCTCGGGCATGCTGGAGACGATGAACGAGGACTTCATCCGCACGGCCCGCGCCAAGGGCCTCAGGGAACACGTCGTCGTCCGCAGACACGGTCTGCGCGCCGCCCTCACCCCGATCATCACCGTCTTCGGCATGGACCTCGGTCTGCTGCTCGGCGGCGCGGTGATCACCGAGACGGTCTTCTCGCTGCACGGGGTCGGCGAGTTCGCCGTGCAGGCCATCGGCACCAACGACCTGCCCCCCATCCTCGGCGTGACCCTGCTCGCCGCCATCTTCGTCGTCATCGCAAATCTCGTGGTGGACGTGCTCTACGCCGCCGCCGACCCGCGGGTGAGGCTCTCGTGA
- a CDS encoding ABC transporter substrate-binding protein, whose amino-acid sequence MEGKQTIMRRSALAAVAAIGSASLLVAGCSKADDNKDTPKAAGANAATTKVVNASDKKGGTVTYELSDVPDSFDPGNQYYAYMWNFSRLYARPLMTFAPGPGGKGNTLVPDLAAGKGVSSDGGKTWTYKLRTGVKYQDGTPITSKDVKYAVERSNFARDVLSLGPNYFQQFLKDGDKYKGPYKDKSAKGLSSIETPDDSTIVFHLSKPFQEFDYLAAEPETAPVPQSKDKGVDYVKNIVSSGSYEIQSYQEGKQVVLVPNKNWDAKTDPLRKQLASKIIVNLKVNPETIDKDLQSGDATVDLGGTGVQDSTQASLLNSADGKANTDNAYGGRLVYAAINTKLKPFDNVACRKAVEYAIDKVSVQTAMGGPIRGDIATTVLPPDITGYQKADVYASKGSKGDIAKAKDQLKSCGQKAINTNITARSDRPGEVDAATAIINSLKKVGINATLKQYPSGKYFTDYAGVPSFDKKQNVGLMMMQWGADWPSGYGFLQQILNGAAISQSGNTNLSQYDSKQVNDLLAKAIAEPDPAKRNALYGQIDKQAMDDAVLVPLTYFKVLLYRSPYATNVVSTSAFSGQYDYLNLGTTKK is encoded by the coding sequence ATGGAGGGGAAGCAGACCATCATGCGAAGGTCAGCGCTGGCCGCGGTCGCGGCCATCGGCTCCGCAAGCCTGCTTGTCGCAGGCTGCAGCAAGGCCGATGACAACAAGGACACACCGAAGGCGGCCGGCGCCAACGCGGCGACCACGAAGGTGGTCAACGCGTCCGACAAGAAGGGTGGCACGGTCACCTACGAACTGTCGGACGTGCCGGACTCGTTCGACCCCGGCAACCAGTACTACGCGTACATGTGGAACTTCAGCCGCCTCTACGCGCGTCCGCTGATGACGTTCGCCCCGGGCCCCGGCGGCAAGGGCAACACCCTCGTCCCGGACCTCGCCGCGGGCAAGGGCGTCTCCAGCGACGGCGGCAAGACCTGGACGTACAAGCTCCGCACGGGCGTGAAGTACCAGGACGGCACCCCGATCACCTCGAAGGACGTCAAGTACGCCGTCGAGCGGTCGAACTTCGCGCGTGACGTGCTCTCGCTCGGCCCGAACTACTTCCAGCAGTTCCTCAAGGACGGCGACAAGTACAAGGGTCCGTACAAGGACAAGAGCGCCAAGGGCCTGTCCTCGATCGAGACCCCGGACGACAGCACGATCGTCTTCCACCTGAGCAAGCCGTTCCAGGAGTTCGACTACCTGGCCGCCGAGCCGGAGACGGCCCCGGTGCCCCAGTCCAAGGACAAGGGCGTCGACTACGTCAAGAACATCGTGTCCTCGGGCTCGTACGAGATCCAGAGCTACCAGGAGGGCAAGCAGGTCGTCCTGGTCCCGAACAAGAACTGGGACGCGAAGACCGACCCGCTGCGCAAGCAGCTGGCCAGCAAGATCATCGTCAACCTGAAGGTCAACCCGGAGACGATCGACAAGGACCTCCAGTCCGGCGACGCCACCGTCGACCTCGGGGGCACCGGCGTCCAGGACTCCACCCAGGCGTCCCTGCTCAACTCCGCGGACGGCAAGGCCAACACGGACAACGCCTACGGCGGCCGTCTGGTCTACGCGGCGATCAACACCAAGCTGAAGCCGTTCGACAACGTCGCCTGCCGCAAGGCCGTCGAGTACGCCATCGACAAGGTCTCCGTGCAGACCGCCATGGGCGGCCCGATCCGCGGTGACATCGCCACCACCGTCCTGCCGCCGGACATCACCGGCTACCAGAAGGCGGACGTCTACGCGTCCAAGGGCAGCAAGGGTGACATCGCCAAGGCCAAGGACCAGCTCAAGTCCTGCGGCCAGAAGGCGATCAACACCAACATCACGGCCCGCTCCGACCGTCCGGGCGAGGTGGACGCGGCCACCGCGATCATCAACTCGCTGAAGAAGGTCGGCATCAACGCCACCCTCAAGCAGTACCCGTCGGGCAAGTACTTCACCGACTACGCGGGTGTGCCGAGCTTCGACAAGAAGCAGAACGTCGGCCTGATGATGATGCAGTGGGGTGCCGACTGGCCCTCCGGCTACGGCTTCCTCCAGCAGATCCTGAACGGCGCGGCGATCAGCCAGTCCGGCAACACCAACCTGTCGCAGTACGACAGCAAGCAGGTCAACGACCTGCTCGCCAAGGCGATCGCCGAGCCCGACCCGGCCAAGCGCAACGCCCTGTACGGACAGATCGACAAGCAGGCCATGGACGACGCCGTGCTGGTCCCGCTGACCTACTTCAAGGTTCTGCTGTACCGCTCGCCGTACGCCACCAACGTGGTCTCCACGTCCGCGTTCAGCGGTCAGTACGACTACCTCAACCTCGGCACCACGAAGAAGTAG
- a CDS encoding ABC transporter permease produces MTAPIETTGAAAEAQPEAVLAGADKGRIEGRSLGQIAWTRFKRDRVAVAGGVIVILLILLAILSRPIQAVFGLDPNAFHQDLIDPNTSLPKSGWGGMSLDHPLGVDPKFGRDIATRVLEGSWVSLVVAFGATVLSNVIGAVMGVIAGFYGGRVDSIISRLMDIFLAFPLLLFAIAISATLQGGAFGLNGLPLHLAVLIFVIGFFNWPYLGRIVRGQTLALREREFVDAARGMGAKGPYILFRELMPNLVGPIIVYSTLLIPTNIIFEASLSFLGVGIQPPQASWGGMLRDAVTYYQVDPQYMIVPGLAIFVTVLAFNLLGDGLRDALDPRSR; encoded by the coding sequence GTGACCGCACCGATCGAGACCACCGGGGCGGCAGCCGAAGCGCAGCCTGAGGCTGTGCTCGCGGGAGCCGACAAGGGGCGGATCGAGGGTCGTTCCCTGGGCCAGATCGCCTGGACCCGCTTCAAGCGGGACAGAGTCGCCGTGGCCGGCGGCGTCATCGTGATCCTGCTGATCCTGCTGGCCATCCTCTCGCGCCCCATCCAGGCCGTGTTCGGCCTCGACCCCAACGCCTTCCACCAGGACCTGATCGACCCCAACACCTCACTGCCCAAGAGCGGCTGGGGCGGCATGAGCCTGGACCACCCGCTCGGCGTGGACCCCAAGTTCGGCCGGGACATCGCCACCCGCGTCCTGGAGGGCTCCTGGGTCTCGCTGGTCGTCGCCTTCGGCGCCACGGTCCTGTCCAACGTGATCGGCGCCGTCATGGGCGTGATCGCGGGCTTCTACGGCGGCCGGGTCGACTCGATCATCAGCCGTCTGATGGACATCTTCCTCGCTTTCCCGTTGCTGCTGTTCGCCATCGCGATCTCCGCAACGCTCCAGGGCGGCGCCTTCGGTCTGAACGGACTTCCGCTCCACCTCGCCGTGCTCATCTTCGTGATCGGCTTCTTCAACTGGCCCTATCTGGGCCGGATCGTGCGCGGCCAGACGCTGGCCCTGCGCGAGCGGGAGTTCGTCGACGCGGCCCGCGGCATGGGTGCCAAGGGCCCGTACATCCTCTTTCGTGAGCTGATGCCGAACCTGGTCGGCCCGATCATCGTCTACTCGACGCTGCTCATCCCGACCAACATCATCTTCGAGGCCTCGCTGAGCTTCCTCGGCGTCGGTATCCAGCCCCCGCAGGCATCGTGGGGCGGCATGCTCCGCGACGCGGTCACCTACTACCAGGTCGATCCCCAGTACATGATCGTGCCCGGCCTCGCCATCTTCGTCACCGTCCTCGCGTTCAACCTGCTCGGCGACGGTCTCCGCGACGCTCTCGACCCGCGCAGCCGCTAG
- a CDS encoding enhanced serine sensitivity protein SseB C-terminal domain-containing protein, producing MSATHSGSVEHTLRHVTPGRYDAYEALLRALATPSAGQIWMLLWHGQAGSPDAQYGDMEVGGCHYAPCVTSAQELSASGWNRSYEVVDGLDVARTLYPDHYGLWLNPHAPGGGVGIPWLDLRRIATGLDRQPAGPLRLTEPGIEIPQFYAQLSQHAHRTPALRSLRRAWVQPALGAPYLAIGLDLYETSPAAVDSVRAMMQRSVGAVPEGLPVSTVALTDDHDPVVMWMRAHARPFYDREAHAAAPAGRPAPQLQAPAPGYGYPPVHGGY from the coding sequence GTGAGCGCCACCCACAGCGGAAGCGTCGAACACACGCTCCGCCACGTCACGCCCGGACGCTACGACGCCTACGAGGCCCTTCTGCGCGCCCTCGCCACCCCCTCCGCCGGCCAGATCTGGATGCTGCTGTGGCACGGCCAGGCCGGCTCCCCGGACGCCCAGTACGGAGACATGGAGGTCGGCGGCTGCCACTACGCGCCCTGTGTGACCTCCGCCCAGGAGCTGTCCGCCAGCGGCTGGAACCGCTCGTACGAAGTGGTCGACGGCCTGGACGTGGCCCGCACCCTCTACCCCGACCACTACGGCCTCTGGCTCAACCCGCACGCCCCCGGCGGCGGCGTCGGCATCCCCTGGCTGGACCTGCGCCGCATCGCCACCGGCCTGGACCGGCAGCCCGCCGGCCCCCTGCGGCTGACCGAACCCGGCATCGAGATCCCGCAGTTCTACGCCCAGCTCTCCCAGCACGCCCACCGCACCCCCGCCCTGCGCTCGCTGCGCCGCGCCTGGGTGCAGCCCGCGCTCGGGGCGCCGTACCTCGCCATCGGCCTGGACCTGTACGAGACCTCGCCCGCCGCGGTCGACTCGGTGCGCGCGATGATGCAGCGCTCCGTCGGCGCCGTCCCCGAGGGCCTGCCCGTCTCCACGGTCGCGCTGACCGACGACCACGACCCGGTCGTGATGTGGATGCGCGCCCACGCCCGGCCCTTCTACGACCGCGAGGCCCACGCCGCCGCGCCCGCCGGCCGCCCGGCACCCCAACTCCAGGCCCCGGCGCCGGGCTACGGCTATCCGCCGGTGCACGGCGGTTACTGA